A DNA window from Camelina sativa cultivar DH55 chromosome 13, Cs, whole genome shotgun sequence contains the following coding sequences:
- the LOC104737227 gene encoding protein transport Sec1b isoform X1: MSFSDSGSSSNGGDYKDFRKITRERLLCEMLRPERNGSSKLTWKVLVMDKFTVKIMSSACKMSEITQEGISLVEVITKHRQPMTSMEAIYFIQPTQENVTTFLSDMTGKSPLYKRAFVFFSSPVSRSLVNLIKKDMRAMKRIGGLKEMNLEYISMDVQGFITNNENALEELFSDEENHQNADDCLNVVAKRIATVLASLREYPLVRYRSAKALDATTMTTYRELIPTKLAASVWNCLARYKQTIEDFPQTETCELLILDRSIDQIAPLIHEWTYDAMCHDLLNMEGNKYTHEVQSKTGDKPEKKEVLLDEQDPIWVELRDVHIADASERLHEKMTNFVSKNKAAQLKHSSKDFGDLSSKDLQKMVHALPQYSEQMDKLSLHVEIARTINRTIMEQGLRDLGQLEQDLVFGDAGRKDVIKFLSTNHIINHESKLRLLMIVAGIYPKKFEGEKGRKMMELAKLTGDDIIAVNNMRLLGPVQTESKKSTTGSFPLKFDVLKKKRAARRDRVGETQTWQLSRFYPIVEELVEKLSKGHLPKQEFPCMNEPKPTFYSGSQSPSSSPVLPHSRRTPTWARRHLSDDGYFSDSVLGRASSGFKRKGQRIFVFIVGGATRSELRVCHKLTEKLDREVILGSSSFLDPQTFLTKMKRLNEEEEISLDDIII, translated from the exons ATGTCTTTCTCCGATTCTGGATCGTCCTCTAATGGTGGAGATTACAAGGATTTCAGAAAAATCACCAGAGAaa ggTTACTATGTGAAATGCTTAGGCCAGAGAGAAATGGAAGCTCGAAATTAACTTGGAAG GTTCTTGTTATGGACAAGTTCACAGTGAAGATAATGTCATCTGCCTGTAAAATGTCTGAGATCACACAAGAAGGCATTTCTT TGGTTGAGGTTATAACTAAACATAGACAGCCTATGACTTCCATGGAAGCTATATACTTTATCCAACCGACCCAAGAAAA TGTTACTACGTTTTTGTCAGATATGACTGGGAAATCACCACTGTACAAGAG ggcttttgttttctttagctCTCCTGTTTCAAGAAGCTTAGTTAATCTCATTAAGAAGGACATGAGAGCGATGAAACGAATTGGGGGATTGAAAGAG ATGAACTTGGAGTACATTAGCATGGACGTCCAG GGGTTTATTACAAATAATGAAAATGCTCTAGAAGAACTTTTCAGTGACGAGGAAAACCATCAAAACGCAGATGATTGCTTGAATGTCGTAGCTAAACGAATTGCTACAGTTTTGGCCTCGTTAAGG GAATACCCGCTTGTTCGCTACCGTTCAGCCAAAGCTCTTGATGCCACAACAATGACAACTTACCGAGAGCTGATTCCTACGAAGCTTGCTGCTAGTGTATGGAATTGTCTGGCAAGATACAAACAGACAATCGAAGATTTTCCTCAGACTGAAACATGTGAACTACTTATCCTAGATCGATCCATAGATCAG ATCGCACCTCTCATTCATGAGTGGACATACGATGCGATGTGCCACGATTTGCTTAATATGGAAGGAAATAAATACACACACGAG GTTCAGAGTAAAACTGGTGATAAACCTGAGAAGAAAGAGGTTCTTTTAGATGAACAAGATCCCATTTGGGTGGAGCTTCGTGATGTTCACATTGCAGAT GCAAGTGAAAGATTGCATGAGAAGATGACAAACTTCGTGTCGAAGAACAAAGCCGCGCAATTGAAACACAGTTCAAA AGACTTTGGTGACCTTTCATCAAAAGACTTGCAAAAGATGGTTCACGCTTTGCCTCAGTACAGTGAGCAAATGGACAAGCTTTCTCTACATGTGGAG ATTGCTAGAACAATTAACAGAACTATCATGGAACAAGGTCTAAGAGATCTCGGGCAGCTCGAGCAGGACCTTGTTTTTGGGGATGCTGGAAGAAAGGACGTTATCAAATTCTTGAGCACCAACCAT ATTATAAACCATGAAAGCAAGCTGCGATTATTGATGATTGTTGCGGGAATATATCCGAAAAAGTTTGAAGGTGAAAAGGGACGAAAGATGATGGAG CTAGCAAAATTGACGGGAGATGATATAATAGCTGTGAACAATATGAGATTACTTGGACCAGTACAAACAGAGTCCAAAAAGAGCACCACAGGATCTTTCCCCCTCAAGTTTGATGTTCTGAAG AAGAAGCGAGCTGCTCGAAGAGATCGAGTTGGTGAAACTCAAACATGGCAGCTGTCTCGTTTTTACCCGATTGTAGAG GAACTTGTTGAGAAACTTAGCAAAGGTCATTTGCCAAAACAAGAGTTCCCTTGTATGAATGAACCAAAGCCAACATTTTATTCTGGCTCTCAATCTCCATCAAGCAGTCCGGTGTTGCCTCATTCAAGACGAACACCAACATGGGCTAGACGTCACCTTTCTGATGATGGATATTTCAG TGACTCGGTGCTAGGACGAGCATCTAGCGGATTCAAGAGAAAGGGACAGCGGATTTTCGTGTTCATAGTAGGTGGAGCAACGAGATCAGAG TTGAGGGTTTGCCACAAACTTACGGAGAAGCTTGACAGAGAAGTGATATTAGGCTCCTCCAGCTTCCTTGATCCCCAAACTTTCCTCACT AAAATGAAACGACTAAACGAAGAAGAGGAGATCTCACTTGATGATATTATCATTtag
- the LOC104737227 gene encoding protein transport Sec1b isoform X2 yields the protein MSFSDSGSSSNGGDYKDFRKITRERLLCEMLRPERNGSSKLTWKVLVMDKFTVKIMSSACKMSEITQEGISLVEVITKHRQPMTSMEAIYFIQPTQENVTTFLSDMTGKSPLYKRAFVFFSSPVSRSLVNLIKKDMRAMKRIGGLKEMNLEYISMDVQGFITNNENALEELFSDEENHQNADDCLNVVAKRIATVLASLREYPLVRYRSAKALDATTMTTYRELIPTKLAASVWNCLARYKQTIEDFPQTETCELLILDRSIDQIAPLIHEWTYDAMCHDLLNMEGNKYTHEVQSKTGDKPEKKEVLLDEQDPIWVELRDVHIADASERLHEKMTNFVSKNKAAQLKHSSKDFGDLSSKDLQKMVHALPQYSEQMDKLSLHVEIARTINKTIMEQGLRDLGQLEQDLVFGDAGRKDVIKFLSTNHIINHESKLRLLMIVAGIYPKKFEGEKGRKMMELAKLTGDDIIAVNNMRLLGPVQTESKKSTTGSFPLKFDVLKKKRAARRDRVGETQTWQLSRFYPIVEELVEKLSKGHLPKQEFPCMNEPKPTFYSGSQSPSSSPVLPHSRRTPTWARRHLSDDGYFSDSVLGRASSGFKRKGQRIFVFIVGGATRSELRVCHKLTEKLDREVILGSSSFLDPQTFLTKMKRLNEEEEISLDDIII from the exons ATGTCTTTCTCCGATTCTGGATCGTCCTCTAATGGTGGAGATTACAAGGATTTCAGAAAAATCACCAGAGAaa ggTTACTATGTGAAATGCTTAGGCCAGAGAGAAATGGAAGCTCGAAATTAACTTGGAAG GTTCTTGTTATGGACAAGTTCACAGTGAAGATAATGTCATCTGCCTGTAAAATGTCTGAGATCACACAAGAAGGCATTTCTT TGGTTGAGGTTATAACTAAACATAGACAGCCTATGACTTCCATGGAAGCTATATACTTTATCCAACCGACCCAAGAAAA TGTTACTACGTTTTTGTCAGATATGACTGGGAAATCACCACTGTACAAGAG ggcttttgttttctttagctCTCCTGTTTCAAGAAGCTTAGTTAATCTCATTAAGAAGGACATGAGAGCGATGAAACGAATTGGGGGATTGAAAGAG ATGAACTTGGAGTACATTAGCATGGACGTCCAG GGGTTTATTACAAATAATGAAAATGCTCTAGAAGAACTTTTCAGTGACGAGGAAAACCATCAAAACGCAGATGATTGCTTGAATGTCGTAGCTAAACGAATTGCTACAGTTTTGGCCTCGTTAAGG GAATACCCGCTTGTTCGCTACCGTTCAGCCAAAGCTCTTGATGCCACAACAATGACAACTTACCGAGAGCTGATTCCTACGAAGCTTGCTGCTAGTGTATGGAATTGTCTGGCAAGATACAAACAGACAATCGAAGATTTTCCTCAGACTGAAACATGTGAACTACTTATCCTAGATCGATCCATAGATCAG ATCGCACCTCTCATTCATGAGTGGACATACGATGCGATGTGCCACGATTTGCTTAATATGGAAGGAAATAAATACACACACGAG GTTCAGAGTAAAACTGGTGATAAACCTGAGAAGAAAGAGGTTCTTTTAGATGAACAAGATCCCATTTGGGTGGAGCTTCGTGATGTTCACATTGCAGAT GCAAGTGAAAGATTGCATGAGAAGATGACAAACTTCGTGTCGAAGAACAAAGCCGCGCAATTGAAACACAGTTCAAA AGACTTTGGTGACCTTTCATCAAAAGACTTGCAAAAGATGGTTCACGCTTTGCCTCAGTACAGTGAGCAAATGGACAAGCTTTCTCTACATGTGGAG ATTGCTAGAACAATTAACAAAACTATCATGGAACAAGGTTTAAGAGATCTCGGGCAGCTCGAGCAGGACCTTGTTTTTGGGGATGCTGGAAGAAAGGACGTTATCAAATTCTTGAGCACCAACCAT ATTATAAACCATGAAAGCAAGCTGCGATTATTGATGATTGTTGCGGGAATATATCCGAAAAAGTTTGAAGGTGAAAAGGGACGAAAGATGATGGAG CTAGCAAAATTGACGGGAGATGATATAATAGCTGTGAACAATATGAGATTACTTGGACCAGTACAAACAGAGTCCAAAAAGAGCACCACAGGATCTTTCCCCCTCAAGTTTGATGTTCTGAAG AAGAAGCGAGCTGCTCGAAGAGATCGAGTTGGTGAAACTCAAACATGGCAGCTGTCTCGTTTTTACCCGATTGTAGAG GAACTTGTTGAGAAACTTAGCAAAGGTCATTTGCCAAAACAAGAGTTCCCTTGTATGAATGAACCAAAGCCAACATTTTATTCTGGCTCTCAATCTCCATCAAGCAGTCCGGTGTTGCCTCATTCAAGACGAACACCAACATGGGCTAGACGTCACCTTTCTGATGATGGATATTTCAG TGACTCGGTGCTAGGACGAGCATCTAGCGGATTCAAGAGAAAGGGACAGCGGATTTTCGTGTTCATAGTAGGTGGAGCAACGAGATCAGAG TTGAGGGTTTGCCACAAACTTACGGAGAAGCTTGACAGAGAAGTGATATTAGGCTCCTCCAGCTTCCTTGATCCCCAAACTTTCCTCACT AAAATGAAACGACTAAACGAAGAAGAGGAGATCTCACTTGATGATATTATCATTtag